DNA from Thunnus maccoyii chromosome 5, fThuMac1.1, whole genome shotgun sequence:
CATGTCATCTTCCAAACAAATTGCTGTATTGGGCTCCCAGCTGGGGTGCTGGGGTGATTTTTTTCTCCTGGCATAATTACTATTATATTGTGCTTTCACAATATGTCCACGATAGTGTTCCAATCGTTGTTAACAATGTATTTGGCGTGATGTGACTTGAATGGAGGCAACAACATAGGTTTTCCATATTATTAACACTCACtatatttgcattatttatttcacaaaaatccCAAAAGTCCTTATGTGGAATGAAATAACAGGAcaataaatgtgtgttaataACAGGAATCCCCCCACCAGATTGAGGGGGGGCATTCCAGTTCCAGTTGAAAAGCCAACCAGTTTTAATAGTGTTCATCTGGCAGTGGGGAGCTACGAATAATCCGCCAGGAATTATAGTATAAATTGTGCCTGAGACTGGAGAAATGAACAGACTGCACCTGGTGCTGTTTTGCACACACTTCTGCAGCTCAGAGGCCTGATTTTGTGTTACGGCTTTTAAAATGTCTCAGAGgcagaaaatagaaaaggaaaatgttCTCTTTGgtcgtttttttttaaaacctaatgagtataaaatgtttaatttggaaTCCATAAGCTTGTTGGAGGGAAGAATAACTCATTTATTCCTCTTATATTGAAGATGAAAATTCTTCATTCTTTCAATGTCTGAATCCACTTAATATCATTTACACCTGATTAGCTCATGTAATATCCTGGTGATTAATTTGAATGTTCATTGTTCATCAGCGTGTCTTAAGGGGGATATATTTTATAGAAAGGCATTTAGCTCATTACTAGTTTAATGGTACGTTTTTCCAACAAACTGTAaagtctgtgtttttcctcttgaaAATAGAGGAAATTTTTCCAAAAAGCTCCTGCAACTGAGGATGTGGTCACTTCTGAGGCATACATTCAGAGGTTGTGGATAAAGGTTTAATGTTATCAGCACTGCAGGTGTAATGTACAAACAGAGAACTGAGAGCCCATATTAGCCTCCTGTTTATGTCTTCTTGTGCTCCTTCCAGGCAAGCAGGTGCTCAGTTGAGTCGCATCCAGTGATTTTGAGTAGCATGTCCAACCCATTATCCTCTCTTCATCCATGCCTGTCTCAGTGGATTCTTTCTTCCTGCCAGCATTTTACATTGTCCTTTGCAGCTAACAAGAACACAGTGGAGTGCAAGTTTACATGAGAGTATATAATCTCAGAAATACAATTTAAGATGAGATTAaaccccctctctcttttctaaATTGCtggcacaaaatgttttttttatgtgaatcCTTAAAACAGTTTGGatacccccccaaaaaaaacgcTTTTCTCTCTGTAGTGTAAGCGTCTAAGACACTATCCACAATTGTGAACAACTGGCAAAATCTCCATAttgaaaatatcttgttttcatgtgaaaacTACTGCCATGCAAAACAGCAAACCAAAACTGGGCACACTGACTTTCCACATTTAGAAACATTAGCTATTAAGTTGTTCAATTTCAAAAAGGCACAGAGGGCCAAAGGTGAGCTCTCcagttaaatgaataaatggcATCACTGTAAAGGGGGAGATGGGGTGACGGTAAGAGGAGGATGAGCGAACCACGGACCAAAACTGAATCCGTCATGCCAGACAATACTCCCCCACGGCTCAGCCAGAGAGAACATTACTGTTCATGCCACAGGATTGAGATCCAGTGGTCATGCCAATaaattggtcaaaaatattctttcttttctatgtttgattgatttttctATGATGCAAGTACTGTAGAGCAATTATGTAGCTTAGTGAATACAGTATAAAGCCAAAAGAGTTGAATTGGTCCAattcattttaaactgttgTGAAAGAGGACTTAAATGTAATTTGTGCTTCATATTTGAGTAGTATTATAATAGATTTACAAAGAATAACAAAGACTGAAGTTGTAGACCTGATAAGGGAACCAGTTATGTCTCATACTGTGCAATAATACTATTTTCTGAGCACAACAAAAGTAAACGTATGGTCAATATgggagaaaaataaacagaaatgcaGGGGACAAAACAGCTAGTTTAAGCAAAATAGTACAACAATATATAGAACAACAATTAAAACCAACACTAAACAACACTAAATGTTAACTTATAAAATTAGAGAGTTAGATAAAACTGCATTTGATTATAAATGACAAGACAATCTCAATTTATTACAGTTTGATTTCTaaatataaagaataataataataaagtttatttatatagcacttattAAAAACAGAGATTATAAAGTGCTTTGCAAGGATAAAATGAATGCAGTAATTGCAAGAGAAAAGCAGGAAGCCaatgtttttcaaaatataGCCAAATTCTTATCCATGTATACAGTGCATTCAACCTGGGTTCACTGTTCCCACTACGAATACTATGTGATGCCTATAAAACTAATTGTCCTTTATTCTATATGTTCAACACATCtataaaaatccttaaaaaatgCTATTATTTAATTCATGTATGTagaacataattttaaaaaggtgCTATGTAGAGAACAGTAAATTCAGTATAAAAAATGCACCACTTTATCTTTCTATTTATAcataatacatactgtacaatacaatacaataaactCAGTATCCAAAATGGAACAGCCACTGCTAATGATTATGACTGACAGGATTAACATGTTACGTTGTTAGatcatttcaaaaatatttggAATACTATATTATTACTGTGTGGTTAATAGAGGAAACATGCGAGACTGGTCCAAACAATCATTCACTAACCACTACAGATACTATTACTAGTGTCGGAGAGGTGTCATAAGAATTATTCAAGACAATAATGAAGGGCAGTACAACTTTGTACTCTTCATATACTCTTTCTGTGTCATTTAACTAGAACTGTTCCTTGAGTGAAGACCCCCTGAAACTGTTGGTGGAATGTAAAACAGGTGCTGCACAATTGGCTCCTCCACAGGAGGGGCGCAAGAAAAACAGCCGCCCCTGCAGGAACATGACTGACAGAACATCACATTCTCCAGCCAGCTGTATCTCCAGATGATCCCTTACTTACAGAGTCAGACTTAAGGGATAACATAGATAACATACAGCATGTGTGCAATATGGATTCATATTagactgcattaaaaaaaatcacactctGGTGATTAAATATTTCTCGATCGTACATTTTCTGTTATCTCTGGTGGATTAGTTTGGATagcacagatatatatatatgtttttcataAGACTAAATACATGCAGAcgaaaacaaatgaaagaatcTTCACTCTTTTCTTGACACCTTGTGTGTTCTTCAAGTGGCGCTGTAACATCTGGTATGGATTTATACATAGAAATCCTGGCTGGGGATTCAAAGAGAAGAGTTTTTAATTGAATCCACGCTGAAGCCAGCGAGACTGAAATGTCTTCTGGCAAGAAGCTTCAAATACATACTCATGTTGCTTTGTCATGGGACCTCTTTCACAGTTGGAACTGTTTTGGGGGTTTCTTTTGCCCTTTTTTGACTCTGTCaaactgatatgtttttttccttgttgatacatagagaataaaaataacttcTTGGTTTTGTCAGGAAATACTTGCTTTCTAACAACTGAAGTCACCACACAgatcaaaaatgcattttattgaaATCCTTttcagtatatacagtagtagtGGTTGTCCTGCTGCCTCCCTTCCACTAGTCCAGCCCCGACCATAGCACATACCGGCACAACACTAAACCTACTGCTGTGCAACAATACACATATTCACAGCCCACAGACAGCAAATTGCTTCTCTCATTCCCCACCACGCCCTGCCTTCATTCTCAGCCACCTGCAAAACAAACTGTGCTGGAAATTTCACTACAAATTACCCTGTGTCTGCCAAATCCCCCCGGGAGCGAAGGAAATCAAAACCCTGGATCTCCCTGCCCCCACAGCTACAGGCCTTAGCCTCACTCACACAGAAAATATCTTGACTGTATTTTTGCTTATAATACTAGGactaactgtttttatttaatttaaatgtatataatatgttttggcatttttgttccACTGAATTTTAGGGCTTTAATCACTATTTTATAAGTATTAACTGAGTTTATTTTGGCATTAAAAGTagagaaaagctttaaaaactaCTATTAAACTTTCACCAAAAAGCTGATTTGAATAAAATCGTCTAGAGGTGAAGAATAGAAACCATATGAAAGGTTTTAGTTTATGTTTGTCAACACCAATTTTATGAACAACCCTCACTTCTGTGGGCTTCAGGTCAACATGACATTGTGAAACTAAGCCTCCATTCCCActaaaaaagagtgaaaactgAGACCTGTTTCGCTTCAGGGGAAAATCAAAGGAAGGCACATACTTTAGCAGTGAATAATGATCAACAGCATGAACGCTggcatttacattgtaagggtcACAGTGCCTCCTGGTGACGGCTCTGCAGAACTCCAAACAGACAGGAATGTCAGAGCGAGAGTGAGTCAGTGGCCGATGTGCCAGAGAGATGAGTGTTGAAAGCTCCTTGGAAAAAGGATTAGGGCTGTTTATGTTGGCCAAGTGGCCCGCTGCCAGCTGCTCAAGTGTGCAAACTTCTTAAAGCTGCAGAGCTTCGGGTTGGTCATGAATCTTCTCATCTATTTACCCTCCACCCAGACTGTATGGATGGTTGTATTTTGTTCAGGGGGGAAAGCCCCCTCCACTTCGGCCCCCACCTCCAAAACAGCACactccactcaaaaaaaaaaagcgctgAATTCTACACCAGCCTCCAAAACACACCCATATACAACGTGTGTGGGTGTATAgcctactgtatatgtatgtatgtttggaTTGTTCAAGGTAAGAATCAGGTTATATTCTTCAACAGGAGCAGACTTGATATGGATTTCATCAAATAAGGGAATGCTTGGATTGGGAGCAGAACTGTCCAGGTTGGAGGTAAAGGAAAAAGGGGAGAGGCCCGTGTATCAACAGTAGGATAAGACCCAGCTTGGGAGCTGGCAGGAGGCCAGAGCTCTGCGGCCTGGAGCTACATCAGAGCAGGGTTCGTGAGCTGTAGTTATGAGACGAGGGTCCCAGGTCATGGAATAATAAAAGGCATAGAGCCTCTGCATTAATAGAGCTAAACTACAACTTTTGTTCTCCTCTGTGGCGATTATGCTCGGCGAATGTTGATATAGCTCAGTTTTCCTTTCACTTGGAATCTAAATGTATGGGACTACTGTTTGAAATAAAGGTCTTATAGATGTATATTCAACAGTTATGAGAAATTCAGTGGTTACAtattcacaaaaatgaaaaccaatTCAGCTTTCATTGTGCTTTTAAGTTCCTACAGCAGTTAAATGTCTCTTTAGGATGTATCATCAATCTGTTTTTTTGCTTAAGGTACAAATTGTTTGGACAGCAGTTTTGGGGGATACAATCTTTCAACCGGAAAATCCAAATTCAGACCCCATTACAGCGAGTATCCATGGGCCAGACATTGAATTTCCTATAGTGCTGCTCTGATGCTGACCTTCTGCTTTGACTTCTGCATGGATGGggaaacaatttattttatatttgggGTTTTAAAATCCTGCCAGTTATGTCACTGAGTgaagtatttttctttatgcatgtatttttttcctatGCAAAAGTATTCATATAAAGAATTGAGTGTGGTGTCCAAGggtgtaaaaatgacatgttttatggtggatttttcctttaaattcaATCACTACATGATGTGTTTTCACTTGGTTGACCAAAGCTACAAGTTATGAAGACTGGTTTCCTCTAAAAGTTGAATCAAGCACTGGGAAGACAAACATTAAACCAGAACATCTGTATGATGATGAGAATATTTACTGTAGGAAATGTTTCCAAATCCACATCAAATGTTGATTGCAATTGTTCCTCACATAGTGTAGTTTAATATTTTGGCTAAAATCTCATTGGAACTGGCCAGAGACAAACTAGGCTTCTCTAGAAAGGGGATACATTCAACTTCTGATGAGTTCACTTGACCTCACCTCCAATCAGGTGTGCTCAGAAGACTTTGAGGTATAGCTTCACATGCCAAGACATGAAAGTATGGAGCCACAATGTCAGATGTAAATGCCAAAATAGTTTCAATCATTTTATACCTGCTGCTATTATGCAGAACCTTGTTTGTAGCTTTAGGATAATTTCAAgtatttcattatatatttttaaagtctgCATACCATATGATTCACTTTAAATGAAtggtcattttaaataaaaaataatacatttagtCAATTGTTGCATTTCTAAAATTGATGTATAAAACCATATAATCATCCTACATGCAGTCCTCGGGAGCTTTCAAGCAATAAGATTGTCTGATCGCTCCTAAACAAACATCTTTTGTTAactttttgttaacattttgttttgtatttgctaTCAGTAATCATTGACTGATTGACTTGTACCAGTatattgtttatctgtctctgtgtgtaatCTACACACAACCCAGTGTGCTAATATAATGTTTGGGGGAAAATCTGtcacaataaagaaaacacatcaacatgtcAGAGAATACTTCAATTCACACTTTAAAGTTTGTATTCAAATAGGAACATGCTGAATGAAGAGATTCAGTCTAACACATCCATCATGTCAATTTTCCCATCTAAAAATGGTTTACAAATTGActtaaaagtttgaaaaatgtgtcaaCAGAAGAATCGTTCCAGgctcattaaattaaaatactataaaaagtGCATTGGACAAGCCACACAAATCCACTTTGACTTAATTGCCCATCAAACAATGTAAGATGAAGTGTGCAATGTTATATAAACTTGACAAGAAATCTTTAAGGCACTTTCCTAATGTATTGCTCACATTTAATTCAGAGAACTTGTAGATGAGTTGATGTAGTTTTCatccttgtattttaaagactGCACTGTCAAATGAATACAACCTctaacaaaatacagtatattgcacCACACTGTTACTGTAAACACAATTCACACTTTTGGCACTGAATTCAGACCCAGAGAGAAGGCACGAGGAacataaacaatgaaaaaaaaggacatataaacacacaaaataagttATATCCAAAAAAGCACACAAATAAAGCTCAAACCCGTGTCAAATACTTGGTAACCCAACATGGTTTTGCAAAAGGGGAGTACTGTTTAAAGAGGGGAGCGctgtaaaaatatgtttctctaTTGGGACAGATATCAAAATGATGCCTGATAGATTATACTGATATGATGATACATTATGTGTAGATAGTGACAACAGGCACTGTTGAAAAGGCAGGTTGTGATACAGAAATGCAAAcagggtggatttttttttccccagaaaaaaaagaagatatttcCATTTGCAAATAATGTTCAGCTTGAAACTTAAAACATAATCATCAAACTTAATAAACCAACCAAGGAACAGTAATCCCAACAAGCATCAAAATTTTGTCACAGGATCAGCGATCAACCTCATCAAGAGCGACATTTTCAGGGAAGTGTATTTTATAAAGTGTATTTCATAAAGTTTTTATAAAGCTatttgatgaaatgtaaaaaatgaaaccaGTGTGCAGCTATTTCAGTTCAAGTATCTGCATCACAGTTACAGTATAATAAAACTTAACTGCTGGAAATTAGACCCATGCTGGTATTGAGTTCATCTTACATCGTAAGAGATTTGGCTTAATCTTGATTGTCGCCTACTTATGAGACCCAAAATTCCTAACAATGACTGCTTTGTTGAGACTGAAGTCTGCACTATCCTGGTTCTTGCTTAGGTCCTCCAGTACCAAGGCCTGGCTCTGAGCTGTTTGAAGACGTGACAGTTGACAGTGATGCACCACTACCATCTGCTGGCGAAGCTACTccattatgttttgttttgaaataaatcacataaaataatggCAGGACAATGCCTATCAGGAGCATAGCAACCACAGCGTTCCACCACTGGATGCCCCAGTCTGCACCGTGACTGATGAGGCGCTTTCCTCTGAACCCAAACCTTTGTGGTCTCTCAGAGTCATCCATGAAATCCGTATCATGATCATTTGTGGTCTGAATCAGTTTCTCAATATCATTGTCCACCTCCATAAGAAAGTCTGTGACCTCATGTAGATGTGGTTGGGCTCTGGCTCTGTCTTGAGGCTCCACCAGTGTGGTTGATGAATGTGGCATTTCCTCCTGAGGGTCATTTAGGTCTGAGTAAGTCTCTGTTAAAAAGCTGTGTTTCTGAACTGGTATTTTGATGGATTTCAGTGCAAACAAATCTTGCTCCTGTATAAGATTGTTGACCCGCTTTATATCTGCCACCTGTTAACAGAAATAGGTATGAAGGTAAATTAATGTCAACACTTAAAAGGTCACTGAAGAGACAGATCATTAACACCAGAAATGATAGAAAAACACCTGT
Protein-coding regions in this window:
- the lysmd4 gene encoding lysM and putative peptidoglycan-binding domain-containing protein 4, with protein sequence MRRGEHVPQAFQAPVDVHASADGQVYMFKRRPNESAASSDDDELSVMEMRPRAFQRQEQDRLRNVQLLEREVLDGDNLNKLALQYGCKVADIKRVNNLIQEQDLFALKSIKIPVQKHSFLTETYSDLNDPQEEMPHSSTTLVEPQDRARAQPHLHEVTDFLMEVDNDIEKLIQTTNDHDTDFMDDSERPQRFGFRGKRLISHGADWGIQWWNAVVAMLLIGIVLPLFYVIYFKTKHNGVASPADGSGASLSTVTSSNSSEPGLGTGGPKQEPG